One window from the genome of Calditrichota bacterium encodes:
- a CDS encoding glycosyltransferase family 2 protein, with translation MTKMAKEICAIIPAFNAEKTIGAVIRGVNRYLPPEQIVVVNDGSADATETIARKQGAVVLNNGKNRGKGFSLRRGFHFAIENNFSAALCIDADMQHDPADIPKFLACFNQTDADLILGSRIHNLKDMPLDRQFSNQTTSLLISLLTGVRVRDSQSGYRLIKTSVLKKIILHSNRYETESELLVKTLKSGFRVTHVPIKTIYNQAPSHIHRLRDTIRFLIVVGRSLYSKT, from the coding sequence ATGACAAAAATGGCAAAAGAAATCTGCGCGATCATTCCTGCATTCAATGCGGAAAAAACCATCGGCGCGGTCATTCGCGGCGTCAACCGCTATCTGCCGCCGGAGCAAATTGTTGTCGTCAATGACGGCTCCGCTGACGCCACCGAAACCATTGCCCGGAAACAAGGCGCTGTTGTTTTGAATAACGGGAAAAATCGCGGCAAAGGTTTTTCGCTAAGGCGGGGATTCCACTTTGCCATTGAAAACAATTTTTCAGCGGCGCTCTGCATAGACGCAGACATGCAGCACGATCCGGCGGATATTCCGAAATTTTTAGCATGTTTCAACCAGACCGATGCCGACCTGATTCTGGGCAGCCGCATTCACAACTTGAAAGACATGCCCCTGGACCGCCAGTTCAGTAATCAAACGACGTCTCTTTTGATTTCGCTACTGACAGGTGTACGCGTTCGCGACAGCCAGTCAGGTTATCGACTGATAAAAACATCCGTGCTCAAAAAAATAATTCTGCACAGCAACCGTTACGAAACCGAATCGGAATTACTCGTTAAAACACTCAAGTCCGGATTTCGCGTGACGCACGTTCCCATTAAGACCATTTACAATCAAGCGCCCAGTCACATTCATCGTCTGCGCGACACGATTCGGTTTTTGATAGTTGTGGGAAGGAGTTTATATTCGAAAACATAG
- a CDS encoding aldehyde dehydrogenase family protein: MKSYKMLIGGKWVSGKETIDVLNPYNQQFLARVPKASKSDVDAAIRAAEEALPVMADMPAHKRSRILERTSELIAQNREEIAKLIASESGKAYKYAFGEAGRAVETFKFAAEEAKQIHGETVPMDASVNAENRMGFFIRTPVGIIAAISPFNFPLNLVAHKVAPAIAAGNTVVLKPATSTPLTAIRLGEILLEAGLPAGALNIVIGSGAKVGDWLVTDHRVAMVTFTGSPPVGEFIVSRGGLKKYTLELGSNSAVILCEDADLKDAVPRCVVGSYANSGQVCISVQRIYVHEKIWGKFQEQFVAETEKQIVGDPLDKNCDVGPMIDLREAERAELWVKEAADQGAKILTGGTRKGAMFRPTVLTDVKPEMKVVKDEIFAPVVSLIPFKKFSQALEMANQSRYGLQAGIYTQRIDYAFRAIKKINVGGVIINDVPTFRVDHMPYGGNKESGIGREGLRYAIEEMTNIRMVCFNL, encoded by the coding sequence ATGAAATCCTACAAAATGCTGATCGGCGGAAAATGGGTCTCCGGAAAAGAAACGATCGATGTGCTCAATCCTTACAATCAGCAATTTTTGGCGCGCGTGCCCAAAGCGAGTAAGTCTGACGTGGACGCGGCTATTCGCGCGGCGGAAGAAGCGCTGCCAGTCATGGCGGACATGCCCGCGCACAAGCGAAGTCGCATTTTGGAGCGTACTTCCGAATTGATCGCCCAAAACCGGGAAGAAATCGCCAAATTAATCGCCAGCGAATCAGGCAAGGCTTACAAATACGCTTTTGGGGAAGCCGGCCGAGCAGTGGAAACGTTCAAGTTCGCCGCCGAGGAAGCGAAACAAATTCACGGCGAAACAGTGCCCATGGACGCCAGCGTCAACGCGGAAAATCGCATGGGATTTTTTATTCGCACGCCGGTCGGCATCATTGCGGCAATTTCACCATTTAATTTCCCGCTGAATTTAGTGGCGCACAAAGTCGCGCCGGCCATTGCCGCCGGAAATACTGTCGTGCTGAAACCCGCGACGTCAACGCCACTCACGGCGATCAGATTGGGCGAAATTTTGCTGGAAGCAGGTTTGCCAGCAGGCGCGTTGAACATCGTCATCGGCAGCGGCGCGAAAGTCGGAGATTGGCTGGTGACCGATCATAGAGTGGCAATGGTCACTTTTACCGGCAGCCCGCCTGTAGGTGAATTCATCGTGAGCCGCGGCGGTCTAAAAAAATACACCCTGGAATTGGGCTCCAACTCGGCAGTAATTTTATGCGAAGACGCCGATCTCAAAGATGCTGTCCCGCGCTGCGTTGTTGGCAGTTACGCCAATTCAGGGCAGGTTTGTATTTCGGTGCAGCGAATTTACGTGCATGAAAAAATTTGGGGCAAATTTCAGGAGCAATTTGTTGCCGAGACAGAGAAGCAAATAGTCGGCGACCCTTTGGACAAAAATTGCGACGTGGGACCAATGATCGATCTTCGCGAAGCAGAACGCGCGGAATTGTGGGTGAAAGAGGCTGCAGATCAAGGAGCGAAAATTTTGACCGGCGGCACTCGCAAGGGCGCCATGTTCCGGCCGACAGTTTTGACTGACGTTAAACCTGAAATGAAGGTGGTCAAAGACGAAATTTTTGCGCCCGTGGTTTCGTTAATTCCGTTCAAGAAATTTTCTCAAGCGCTGGAAATGGCGAATCAGTCGCGCTACGGTTTGCAGGCAGGAATTTACACGCAACGCATCGATTACGCTTTTAGGGCAATCAAAAAAATCAATGTCGGCGGCGTGATAATCAACGACGTGCCTACTTTTCGCGTGGATCACATGCCCTACGGCGGCAACAAAGAGAGCGGCATCGGCAGAGAGGGCTTGCGCTACGCCATCGAAGAAATGACAAATATTCGCATGGTGTGCTTTAATTTGTAG
- a CDS encoding sodium:solute symporter, with product MNMHWIDWMIVAAMLALLFGGVAVSKRYMKSIADFLSAGRTAGRYMVSVAQGIAGLGAITVIANFEMNYNAGFAMSWWGFTMGIFVLIITASGWVIYRFRETRALTMAQFFELRYSRNFRIFAGGLAFVAGVINFGIFPSVGARFFIYFCGLPEYFHIGGMDISVFALTMLILLAISIYFVFTGGQIAVIITDFLQGLFVSVVFLVIVIFFFKLFTFDQIFEALKTAPQNASLINPFKTSQARDFNFWFFLIGVIGAFYSTLSWQGTQGYNSSAKTAHEAKMGAVLANWRGIPQVLFLLFIPIVAYTVMHHFDFSSQASQVNQVLSGLETDALRSQLTVPLILTHFLPRGMMGLLVAVMLAAFVSTHDTYLHSWASIFVQDVVMPLRKKPFSKGQHLRILRLTIVAVAIFIFIFSFYLRQTQYIMLFWAVTGSIFAGGSGAVIIGGLYWKRGTTAAAWSALIGGAVISVTGFALNQLYENFWINGQWFWGIAMVSAMAIYVVVSLLDKKNEFNLEKLLHRGKYTIEGEHRVVFEKVGFFQKLMGIGREFSFGDKLIYVVTYCWIFSWAIIFVVGTIYYFIVGISDAQWMKFWKIYLIINLIVAVIVVVWFSIGGFHDIRKMLRDLKYMQRDDRDDGFVESNN from the coding sequence GTGAACATGCACTGGATTGACTGGATGATTGTGGCGGCGATGTTGGCGTTGTTGTTCGGTGGTGTGGCCGTGAGCAAAAGATACATGAAAAGCATTGCGGACTTTCTTTCAGCGGGAAGGACTGCCGGCAGGTACATGGTGAGCGTGGCGCAGGGCATCGCCGGCCTGGGCGCGATTACTGTCATCGCTAATTTTGAGATGAATTATAACGCGGGATTTGCCATGTCCTGGTGGGGTTTTACCATGGGAATTTTTGTGTTGATTATCACGGCGTCCGGCTGGGTGATTTACCGCTTTCGCGAAACAAGAGCGCTGACCATGGCGCAATTTTTCGAACTTCGCTACAGCCGAAATTTTCGCATCTTTGCCGGAGGGCTGGCGTTTGTCGCCGGAGTGATCAATTTCGGCATTTTTCCTTCGGTCGGAGCGCGGTTTTTCATCTATTTTTGCGGTCTGCCGGAATATTTCCATATTGGCGGCATGGACATCTCCGTTTTTGCGCTCACCATGCTGATTTTGCTGGCAATTTCCATTTATTTTGTTTTTACCGGCGGACAAATTGCAGTTATTATAACCGATTTTTTGCAGGGTTTGTTTGTGAGCGTGGTCTTTCTCGTGATCGTAATATTTTTCTTCAAGCTGTTCACTTTTGATCAAATTTTTGAAGCATTGAAAACAGCGCCGCAAAACGCCTCGCTGATTAACCCGTTTAAAACCAGCCAGGCGCGGGATTTTAATTTCTGGTTTTTTCTCATCGGCGTCATCGGCGCTTTTTATTCCACACTTTCCTGGCAGGGAACCCAGGGCTACAACAGCTCCGCAAAAACAGCTCACGAAGCCAAAATGGGCGCGGTACTCGCTAACTGGCGCGGCATTCCGCAAGTGCTGTTTTTACTGTTCATCCCCATTGTCGCTTACACTGTCATGCATCACTTTGATTTTTCTTCGCAGGCGAGCCAGGTCAATCAGGTACTTTCCGGATTGGAGACCGACGCGTTGCGCAGCCAGCTCACAGTTCCGCTGATTCTGACGCACTTTTTACCACGCGGCATGATGGGACTTCTGGTCGCGGTAATGCTGGCGGCTTTTGTCAGTACCCATGACACTTATTTGCATTCCTGGGCGAGTATTTTTGTTCAGGATGTGGTCATGCCCTTACGCAAAAAACCCTTTTCCAAAGGGCAGCATCTGCGCATTTTGCGGTTGACAATCGTTGCCGTGGCAATTTTTATTTTCATTTTTAGTTTTTACCTGCGCCAGACGCAGTATATCATGCTTTTCTGGGCAGTGACCGGGTCGATTTTTGCCGGCGGGTCCGGTGCTGTGATTATCGGCGGTTTGTACTGGAAGCGGGGAACTACGGCTGCCGCGTGGAGCGCCCTGATCGGTGGCGCGGTTATTTCCGTGACCGGGTTTGCGCTCAATCAGTTGTACGAAAATTTCTGGATCAATGGTCAGTGGTTCTGGGGAATTGCCATGGTGTCGGCGATGGCAATTTATGTCGTGGTTTCTTTGTTGGATAAAAAAAATGAGTTTAATCTGGAAAAATTGCTCCATCGCGGAAAATATACCATTGAAGGCGAGCATCGCGTCGTTTTTGAAAAGGTGGGTTTTTTTCAGAAGCTCATGGGAATAGGCCGCGAATTCAGCTTTGGCGATAAATTGATTTATGTGGTGACCTATTGCTGGATTTTTTCCTGGGCGATAATTTTTGTCGTCGGCACAATTTACTATTTCATCGTCGGCATTTCAGACGCGCAATGGATGAAATTCTGGAAAATTTATTTGATTATTAATCTCATTGTTGCCGTCATTGTAGTGGTCTGGTTTAGCATCGGCGGATTTCACGACATCAGAAAAATGCTGCGCGATTTGAAATACATGCAGCGGGATGATCGCGATGACGGGTTTGTCGAGTCGAATAATTAA